One Setaria italica strain Yugu1 chromosome I, Setaria_italica_v2.0, whole genome shotgun sequence DNA window includes the following coding sequences:
- the LOC101761125 gene encoding uncharacterized protein LOC101761125 — protein sequence MGGCFSSSGASAGEDAGGYGCEKRVMRVWPSDEDGGRWPYVGERDVDNKAAIFIANFHRHQSGVVCTDCPDQQPQAPAAAPS from the coding sequence ATGGGCGGGTGCTTCTCCTCCTCAGGCGCGTCGGCGGGCGAGGACGCGGGCGGCTACGGCTGCGAGAAGAGGGTGATGAGGGTGTGGCCGagcgacgaggacggcggccggtgGCCGTACGTGGGCGAGCGGGACGTGGACAACAAGGCCGCCATCTTCATCGCCaacttccaccgccaccagTCCGGCGTCGTCTGCACCGACTGCCCCGACCAGCAGCCgcaggcgccggccgccgcccccagcTGA